GCCGGCGGTTGCCGCGAGGGGGCCCTCCTGGCCCCATCCGGTCATCCGGGCGTAGATGAGCCGCGGATTCAGTCGGCGGTATCTGTCCGGACCAATGTCCAGGCGCTCGGCGACGCCCGGCCGCATGCCTTCTATCAGCACGTCGGACTCGGACACCAGGTCATCGAGTACTTTTCGTGCGGACTCCTGCGTCAAGTCCAGCCGGATACTGCGCTGACCACGACGGCGCGGATCCCGGTCAGGCGGTACAGAGGTCCACGACGGCACGGTCCGATCCACGACAATGACCTTGCACCCGAGATCAGCGAGCAACATGGCCGCATAGGGTCCGGGTCCGAGCGATGCCAGGTGCAGAACGCGGGTCCCAGCGAGCGGCGGGGGGGAAGAGGAGGCCTGCGGGCTCACGACGTGTCGCCGCTCCGATCGGCGAACGCGCGGAAGGCTTCCAGAGCCTCGGGGCGGCGGTAACTTGCTGCCGTCACCTCCGCCTCCCAGGCGAAAGCTTCGGCGAGCGGCAGATGTTGACCTTCGTAGACCAGCCGCTTCGTCATGGACACCGCCCATGGGTCGAAGCTGGCGATGGTCCGAGCCCAGTCCATCGCGGTCGGGATAACGCCGGAGTCTTCGACCACGGCCTGCACCAGCCCCATCGCAGCAGCTTCTTCCCCAGTGACGTACTTCGAAAGCAACAGGAGCTCGAGCGCCTTGCTCGCGCCGATCAGCCTCGACAGCCGCTGGCTCTGCTGCGCACCCTGAACCACATTGCGACGCAGCCCCGAGGGCCCCATTGTCGCGCCTCGCCCGGCAACCCGAAGGTCGCATGCGAGGGCGAGCGCGAAACCCCCGCCGACCGCGTACCCGGAGATTGCGGCAATGAACGGCTTCCAGATCGGCCATGGCCGAGGGACAGGCGGCGGTCCCGTCCCGTCGGGGCCAAAGGCATTTCCGGCGATATACCCATCGATCGAGCCGCCTGCCGAGAACGCCCCGGCACCCTCCCCGGTGATGACCGCGACGCGAATCTCGTCATCGTGTTCGACTCTGGAGTAGGCATCGGTCAGTTGCTCCCGCATCGCTGCGTCCACGGCGTTACGCTTTGCCGCATTGGCGAGCGTGATGGTGGCCACGTGATCAACCACGGCGAAGTCGATTCTGCCCATCAGCTCTCCTGACCGACCGGGGTCGGGGGGCTCGTGCGCTGGAGCTTGCTGTGCAACTGCACGCCAAGGATCAGTTCCGCGAGGGCGCCCGCGTCGATCAGGGCAGGAAGATCGACTCCGGTCGCGATCTCCATCCGTTGGAGGATGGCCACCAGATCCTCGGTGACAACATTGCCCCCCTCGCCGACGAAACCCTGATCGACGCTCGCGGGCTCGCCACCCACCCCTCCGAGACTCGCGTCGACGGTGCCAGCTCCGAAGGCGATGGCCGTGAGCGCATTGGCGATGCCGCAACCGCGGTTGTCATGGAAATGCGCCACAAACCGCAGGTCCGGCCATGTGGTCGTCGCCTCGTGAAACAGACTCGCCACAGATCTCGGATCGGCAACCCCTGTCGTGTCCCCGAGCATGATCCGACCTATCCCGATCGAACGA
This genomic stretch from Mycobacteriales bacterium harbors:
- a CDS encoding enoyl-CoA hydratase/isomerase family protein; the protein is MGRIDFAVVDHVATITLANAAKRNAVDAAMREQLTDAYSRVEHDDEIRVAVITGEGAGAFSAGGSIDGYIAGNAFGPDGTGPPPVPRPWPIWKPFIAAISGYAVGGGFALALACDLRVAGRGATMGPSGLRRNVVQGAQQSQRLSRLIGASKALELLLLSKYVTGEEAAAMGLVQAVVEDSGVIPTAMDWARTIASFDPWAVSMTKRLVYEGQHLPLAEAFAWEAEVTAASYRRPEALEAFRAFADRSGDTS